A region of the Desulfobacter postgatei 2ac9 genome:
ATCGCCTGGTGGGAGTTGTGCCGACCAGGCGATTGCTCTCCGCACCGACAGAACAGCGGATTTCCGAAATCATGATCACCCCTCCCATAATGATTCCGCAGCACACAACGGTGTTTGAGGCCCACGAATATTTTATGCGGCACAAATTCCTGGCGTTTCCGGTGACGGATGAGCAGGGACGCATACTGGGCGTGGTCGATATCGCAATGTTTACCGGCGACAACTTTGATGTGGCCGATCGGGAAGACATGAACAGGGTTTTCGAGACGATCGGTTTTCGCATCATGCAGGTACGGGAGGCTTCCCCGCTTCGGGCCTTCCGGCTCCGGTTTCCATGGCTGCTTGCGACTATCACCAGCGGTACGGTGTGCGCACTGTTGGTTGGCGTGTACGAGGTAACATTGGCCAAGAGTCTGATATTAGCCTTTTTTCTTACGCTGGTGCTGGGTTTGGGCGAAAGCGTAAGCATTCAATCGATGACTTTGGCTATTCATAGTTTACGGTCGCGACAACCAGATTGGCTATGGTACATACGAGCATTTTACCGCGAGGTGAGCGCGGCAATGTTGCTAGGTGTCGCTTGTGGGCTTGTGGTGGGCCTGATTGCCTGGCTATGGCGTAACGAAGGAATGGCGGCACTTACGATTGGCGCCAGCATCATGCTGACGCTGTGTGGCGGGGTATTCTGGGGGCTAACTATTCCGTCGCTACTGCACAAGCTGAAACTGGACATGAGGATTGCCGCCGGACCAATCACTCTGGCATTGACCGACATTTCAACAATCCTGATCTATTTCAGTATAGCAAAAGCATTATTGTGAGAGTGAAGGCGTTTAAAAAAAAACGTTTGCCAAGGAAGCGAACGGGCCTTGGGGGGAGATGATAAATGAAAACATTCAAGAACATTCTTTACGTGGGTGAAGATACTGCAGATCAAGTGTCGGCTGTCGCACGCGCCGTGTCCATGGCAGAAAATAATCAGGCAAGACTGACTGTCATCGATGTCATCGCTCCGGTTCCTGAACCTCACCTTTCAGGGACAGTCCAGCACCATATGCAAAAGTTGGACTCTTTAGTCGGACCTTACCGAAATCGCCTGACAATTAAAATTGATGTGTTGGCAGGAACGACTTTCCTTGAGGTAATTCGGTCGGTACTGCGTAATGCATATGATCTGGTAATCAAGGCTGCGGAAGACCCCGATTTTATAAAGAGACTGTTTGGCAGTGACGATATGCATTTGTTGCGCAAATGCCCTTGTCCGGTATGGCTGATGAAACTACCCGAAAAAACCAACTACAAATGTGTCTTGGCAGCTGTCGATTTCGACCCATTGCAATTTCACGCATCAGAACAAGCCTTCAATACTGAAATTATTGATCGGGCCGCTGCGCTTGCCCTCTCCGACACAGCCTTCCTGCATATTGTCCATGCGTGGGAAGCTTTTGCCGAAAAGGCTATGTTGGCTCATGGCGACATCTCAATTGAGAGTGTCACCGCTCATGTCCAAAAACAGCAGTTAATACACCAAAAAGAACTCCATAGACTTGGAGAAGCGTTGCGGAACCGTATCGGTGCCGACGGCTATAGTAAGATTTCTCCCAGCTTTCATCTGCCCAAGGGACCGACAAAAAAGGTTATCCCTCCTCTTGCGGCGGGGTTAGGGGCGGATCTGGTCGTCATGGGGACGGTCGCCCGTACTGGCATATCAGGGTTGATTATTGGCAATACCGCAGAGGCTATTCTCGATCAGCTTACATGTTCTGTGCTTGCCATAAAGCCTTCCGGGTTTAAGACACCAGTGAAATTGGACGAATGACATTACTGATACTATGCCCTATTTTGGGACTGCCTTAATGGTAGAATGCTCGCATAACAACCGCATCAACTCGGACTGGCAATTCCGCTGCGCTCCATTGCCAGCCGGTTATGCGGAGCGTTCACGGCGG
Encoded here:
- a CDS encoding magnesium transporter; translation: MSGDSTYLNTSVINIARKDVARLPRNMTVQQTLDEIRQKGLGERIVYFYVVDEDDRLVGVVPTRRLLSAPTEQRISEIMITPPIMIPQHTTVFEAHEYFMRHKFLAFPVTDEQGRILGVVDIAMFTGDNFDVADREDMNRVFETIGFRIMQVREASPLRAFRLRFPWLLATITSGTVCALLVGVYEVTLAKSLILAFFLTLVLGLGESVSIQSMTLAIHSLRSRQPDWLWYIRAFYREVSAAMLLGVACGLVVGLIAWLWRNEGMAALTIGASIMLTLCGGVFWGLTIPSLLHKLKLDMRIAAGPITLALTDISTILIYFSIAKALL
- a CDS encoding universal stress protein translates to MKTFKNILYVGEDTADQVSAVARAVSMAENNQARLTVIDVIAPVPEPHLSGTVQHHMQKLDSLVGPYRNRLTIKIDVLAGTTFLEVIRSVLRNAYDLVIKAAEDPDFIKRLFGSDDMHLLRKCPCPVWLMKLPEKTNYKCVLAAVDFDPLQFHASEQAFNTEIIDRAAALALSDTAFLHIVHAWEAFAEKAMLAHGDISIESVTAHVQKQQLIHQKELHRLGEALRNRIGADGYSKISPSFHLPKGPTKKVIPPLAAGLGADLVVMGTVARTGISGLIIGNTAEAILDQLTCSVLAIKPSGFKTPVKLDE